The genomic stretch AGGGGGCGGGTGAACCCGACGCGATTGCCACGGGCTTCGTAGCTGGTGACCTTGATCGGCCCGCACAGCCGGCACCGGGCCTCGAGCATCTTGCCCTTCGACACCACCAGCCCGACGTGTCCGGGATTGTTGGCCGAGGTGCCCGGCCCGGAGTTGAAGAACACCAGGTCGCCCGGCTGCTCTTCGCCCTCTAACACCTTCACCCCGAACGGCCACTGCCCGAACGTCGTCCGCGGGATCGACAACCCCGCCGACCGGTACGCCGCGTAAATGACACCCGAGCAGTCGAACGCGTCGGGCCCCGTGCCACCCCACAGATACGGCTTCCCGCGCTGCGCCAGCGCGAACTGCAATATCTTGGCCACGACATCGCTCGGCGCCGCCTCGACCAGCGAGTCGTCGCATTCCTCCTCGGCCTGCGGCGGCACCTTCACGTCCCCGGACTTGGCGTACTTCCTGGCGATCTCCTCGACCTGGTCCACGTACCACCAGGCGCGGTTGTAGACGAACAACGCCTGCCGCACGTTCTCGGGCGCCCCGTTGCGCTTGAGCATCCTCGCGGCGCCGAGGATCGCGTCGGCCGGGTTGTACACGTCGCCGATGCCGTCACCGTCTCCGTCGGAGGCGTATCCGTTGAACGTCGACGACACCGGGATCCTGGCCTTGCCGCCCCACGTGGAGATCAGGAACTGCATCGGCCCGGCGGCGCCCGCGGAGTTGGTGCCGCTCCTGACGCCGGGCAGCTTGGAGCGGCCGTGGTCGGTCTCGCGTTTGCCCACGGCGGCCAGGATGTTCCACTGGACGCCGATCTTGTCGCCGTGCTCCTTGTACAGCTCCAGGTAATTGGCGGGGATGTCGGCGGTGGCCGAGTCGGAGGCCTCTTCCACCTGCGCCGTGTCCGCGCAGTCGATGGAGGTGCGCCCCTCGCTCAAGAACGACGGCATCGAGATCAGCAACATCGGCGACACCACGACCAGGGCCAGCAGCAACCCCCCTGCCAGGCCGATCAGCAGGGCGAGGCGCGTTCGGGAGACGTTCATCACTCGTCCCCGAACTGGCCCTCGGTCGCCGGCATGATGTCGAAGATCCGCCAGTCGGTCCCGGACTGGCTCACCGTGACCGCGTACTCCTCGGCGAGCTGCTTGTCGCCGCTCTTCGCGGCGACCTGCCTGGTCCCGGCGACGACGAAGACGATGGAGTTCTTCTCGATCTGCCTGATCTCCTTCAGTCTGGCCGTGGCAGTGGAGATGATCTGGTCGTTGCGGTTCTGCTCGACGGTGCCCGCCGACGTCATCGTGCGGGTCAGGATGTTGCCGAGTTCAGGAGTGGTGTACGCCTTCAGCCGGTCGGCGTAGGCGGCCGGGTCCTCGTCGTACCTGAAGGTGCCGTACGCGGCGGTGAACCGTTGGGCCAGGTCCGCCGCCGCGGCCAGCTGCTCCTTCTTCATCGGCAGGTAGTTGTAGACGTCGAACGGCGCGGAGCTCGCGGTGGCCAGCGGCGTGCTGGACGGCCCCGGCACGCTCGTAGCGCGGGTGGTGGCCTGCGCCACGGGCTGGGCCGGGTCCTCCGTGCCCGCCCACGTGAGGTAGACGCCGACCGCGGCGATGACCACGACGATGGCGGCGAAGGCCAGCCCGCGCCTGTCACCTGGCTGCGCCATGGTCAGTCCTTGTCCGGGTTGTTCGGCTTGAGCCAGAAGGGCACGGAGGGGTCGTCAGAGCCGCCGTTACGGCTGCTGCGCAGCCACAGCGGCGGCGCCTCGGACGCGCGGGGGGCCGGCTGGTCGGAGCCGCCGAAGATCCGGGGGCCTCCGGCTCTGGGGGCGCCGCCGTTCGGCCTCGCCCCACCGGAGCGGGACCCGCCGCCGCCCGAGCCGCCGAACAGGCCGCCGCCTCCGGAGCCGGGTGCGCGCGTGCCGCCGCTGAACCTCGAGCTCCGCGACCCGCGGGTGGAGCCGGTACGGGAGCCGTTCGCCGACCCGCCGCGTGACGCCCAGCCGCCACCCGACCGGCTGCTGAACCAGCCGCCGCCCGAAGACGAGCCGCCGCCGGAGGACGAGCCGCCGCCCGACGAAGCGCCGCCGGCGCCGCCCAGCCGCGGGCCGCCCGTGCCGCCCACGCGCGGCCCGCCGACGGCGGGGCCTCGGGGGCCGGTCGTGCCCAGGTTGAGCGGCGGTGCGGTGCCCTTGCGCGGCTCCGTCGCGGCCCGGCCGCCTGTCTTGCCGCCCTGCTGGTCGGTGTCGAGCGGAGCGGCGGTCGCCGGGATCCTGGTGCCGGAGGCGGCGCCTTCGCCTTCCTCGGCGCGTACCCTGGCCTGTCCTGCCGCCGCGGCCGTCGTGGCCGCCGCTCCGGCCGGGTTGGCCGCGGTCGCCGCTCTGATGAGGGGCTCGGCCTTACGCAGCCCCCAGCGGCCGATCCTGGCCGACGCGACCGGCGGCAACGCGCCCGCCGACCGTTCGAGCACGGGCGAGCTCGCCGCCTCGCCCAGCATGCGGGTGGCGACCGTGTGGCCGTTGATCGAGGCGAACAGATGCTGGAACGGGCGCCGGTA from Nonomuraea polychroma encodes the following:
- a CDS encoding NlpC/P60 family protein yields the protein MNVSRTRLALLIGLAGGLLLALVVVSPMLLISMPSFLSEGRTSIDCADTAQVEEASDSATADIPANYLELYKEHGDKIGVQWNILAAVGKRETDHGRSKLPGVRSGTNSAGAAGPMQFLISTWGGKARIPVSSTFNGYASDGDGDGIGDVYNPADAILGAARMLKRNGAPENVRQALFVYNRAWWYVDQVEEIARKYAKSGDVKVPPQAEEECDDSLVEAAPSDVVAKILQFALAQRGKPYLWGGTGPDAFDCSGVIYAAYRSAGLSIPRTTFGQWPFGVKVLEGEEQPGDLVFFNSGPGTSANNPGHVGLVVSKGKMLEARCRLCGPIKVTSYEARGNRVGFTRPLQNPDVLEQLKKLQNPSL